CGCGCCTTCGCGCGCGAGGTCGACGTCATCACCTTCGACCACGAGCACGTGCCGCAGCACGTCCTGCGCGCGCTCGTCGCCGAGGGCGTCGCCGTGCACCCGGGGCCCGACGCCCTGCTCGTCGCGCAGGACAAGCTGCTCATGCGCGAGCGCCTCGAGCAGCTCGGCGTGCCGGTGCCCGTGTGGGCGCGCGTCGCCGACCGGGAGGCGCTCGCCGCGTTCCTCGCCGACAACGGCGGGGTCGGCGTCGTCAAGACCCCGCGCGGCGGCTACGACGGCAAGGGCGTCCGCGTCGTGCGCTCCGCGGAGGAGGCCGACGACTGGTTCGCCGCGCTCGGCCCGGGCGACGCGCTCCTCGCCGAGGAGCTCGTCGACTACGCACGCGAGCTGGCGCAGTCCGTCGCGCGGCGCCCCTCGGGGGAGATCGCGGCGTGGCCGGTCGTCGAGTCCATCCAGCGCGACGGCGTGTGCGCCGAGGTCATCGCCCCCGCGCACGGCGCCAGCCCCCGGCTCCGGGAGGCGGCGGAGGAGATGGCGCGCGGGATCGCCGAGGGGCTCGGGGTCACGGGCGTGCTCGCGGTCGAGCTGTTCGAGACCGTCGACGGCCGCCTGCTCGTCAACGAGCTGGCCATGCGCCCGCACAACACCGGCCACTGGTCGATGGACGGCGCGGTCACCGGCCAGTTCGAGCAGCACCTGCGGGCCGTGCTCGACCTGCCGCTCGGATCCACGCGGCCGCTCGCGCCCTGGTCGGTCATGATCAACGTCCTCGGCGGGCCCGAGGCCGGCACGCTCGCCGACCGCTACCCGAAGGCGCTCGCCGACCAGCCCGAGGCGCGCTTCCACCTCTACGGCAAGGACCCGCGGCCGGGCCGCAAGGTCGGGCACGTCACCGTGGTGGGCGACGACCTCGACGAGACCGCGTACCGGGCGCGCGCCGCCGCCGCGTTCTTCCGGGGCTGATCCGCGGGGGCGCGCCCGTCCGTCGTGCGCGGGTCGGGCGCGGGCTGCGTGGCGGGGCCGGGCGCGCGGGATCCGCCGCCTAGCATGGAGCCCGTGAATCCCGACACCCCTGCACTCGTCGGCCTGGTCATGGGCTCCGACTCCGACTGGAACGTGATGGAGAAGGCGTCCCTCGCGCTCGACGCCCTCGGCATCGCCCACGAGGTCGAGGTGCTCTCCGCGCATCGGACGCCCGAGCGGATGATCGCGTACGGCCAGTCCGCGCGCGAGCGCGGGATCCGCGTCATCGTCGCCGGCGCCGGCGGCGCCGCGCACCTGCCGGGCATGCTCGCGTCGGTCACGACCCTCCCCGTCATCGGCGTGCCCGTGCCGCTGGCGACCCTCGACGGCATGGACTCCCTGCTGTCCATCGTGCAGATGCCCGCGGGCGTGCCCGTCGCCACCGTCTCCATCGGCGGGGCCGAGAACGCCGGGCTCCTCGCCGCGCGGATCCTCTCGACCTCCGACGCGCGCATCGCGGACGCGCTGGCGCGCCATCGCGCCGAGCTGGCCGAGCTGGTGGAGCGGAAGAACGCCGCCCTGCAGCAGAAGGTCTCGTCGGGCGCGTGAGCCTCACCCAGCCCATCCGGCACCCGGACAGCCGGTCGCCCCGGATCATGACCACCCGGGCCTGGTGGCTCGTGGTGCTCAACGTCCTCATCCCCGGATCCGCCCAGGTCCTCGCGGGGAACCGCCGCCTCGGCCGCGTGGGCCTCGCCTCGACGCTCGTCGTGTGGGGCCTCGCCGTCGTGGTCGGCGGCCTCGCGCTCTTCGCGCGCGGCGCGCTGATCCAGCTGGTCTCGGAGGAGTGGCTGCTCGTGCTCCTCCAGGCGGTGCTCGCGGCCTACGCCGTGCTCTGGGTCGTGCTCGCGCTCGACACGCTGCGGCTC
This is a stretch of genomic DNA from Clavibacter zhangzhiyongii. It encodes these proteins:
- the purE gene encoding 5-(carboxyamino)imidazole ribonucleotide mutase; translated protein: MEPVNPDTPALVGLVMGSDSDWNVMEKASLALDALGIAHEVEVLSAHRTPERMIAYGQSARERGIRVIVAGAGGAAHLPGMLASVTTLPVIGVPVPLATLDGMDSLLSIVQMPAGVPVATVSIGGAENAGLLAARILSTSDARIADALARHRAELAELVERKNAALQQKVSSGA